In a single window of the Candidatus Aegiribacteria sp. genome:
- a CDS encoding STAS-like domain-containing protein, whose protein sequence is MLDNMDIHGVRSLGQAFSDEIFRVYANAHPEMKISVKNLTEELKPIIQHVSPQVLFQV, encoded by the coding sequence GTGCTTGACAATATGGATATTCATGGAGTCAGGAGTCTTGGGCAGGCATTCTCGGATGAAATCTTCAGAGTGTACGCAAATGCGCATCCGGAAATGAAGATATCTGTTAAGAACCTCACTGAAGAATTAAAACCTATAATTCAGCATGTCAGTCCGCAAGTGCTTTTTCAGGTGTAA